From the Arthrobacter sp. PM3 genome, one window contains:
- the ppsA gene encoding phosphoenolpyruvate synthase, whose product MPESPVMRFDEIGMGDVPAVGGKNASLGELIRALQTEGVRVPDGFATTAAAYRTFIAANGIEAAMRSRIAAYRSGGATLRATGEAVRELFLASEFPDDIAASIRTHYRELGERAGVDRLSVAVRSSATAEDLPDASFAGQQETFLNIAGERELLDACRRCYASLFTDRAISYREVKGFDHMDVALSIGVQRMVRSDVGASGVMFSIDTDSGFPRAAVISAAWGLGETVVQGTINPDKYLVFKPLLTESAAAQGIAPIIEKALGSKARKMVYSRGGSARTRMVDTSEAERRAFVLDDAEILALARWAVSVENHYGRPMDMEWARDGETGELFMVQARPETVQSRRTGPHFTIHHLLEQGTVLAAGAAVGDSIAHGTVCVIRTTADIAAFRDGAILVTEMTDPDWVPIMKRAAGIVTDHGGPTSHAAIVSRELGVPAVVGTGNATAVLAEGRAVTISCAEGDAGRVYDGTLAFETEDVDLGGLPETRTAVMVNIASPAAAFQWWRLPADGVGLARMEFIISSLIRVHPMALVHPERVTDPAEARQIRELAQGYADPTGYFVDALSLGIAKIAAPYYPRPVIVRLSDFKTNEYAHLLGGPAFEEPEENPMLGFRGASRYYDDRYREGFALECAALRRVREKLGFTNVIVMVPFCRTPREADKVLAVMAEHGLVRGRNGLQVYMMCEIPSNVVLAEKFATRFDGFSIGSNDLTQLVLGVDRDSGTLAALFDERDEAVMAMISEAIRKAHAGGIKIGICGQGPSNHPEFAAFLVREGIDSISLNPDSYLKTVPRIAEAEQSVAATEASAGSGAAKPASAR is encoded by the coding sequence ATGCCTGAATCCCCCGTGATGCGGTTTGACGAGATCGGCATGGGCGACGTCCCTGCGGTCGGCGGAAAGAACGCCTCGCTCGGCGAGCTCATCCGCGCCCTGCAGACCGAGGGGGTCCGGGTCCCCGACGGGTTCGCCACCACAGCCGCCGCGTACCGGACCTTCATCGCCGCCAACGGGATCGAGGCCGCCATGCGCTCGCGCATTGCGGCCTACCGGTCCGGGGGCGCCACGCTGCGGGCCACCGGGGAGGCCGTCCGGGAACTGTTCCTGGCCAGCGAGTTCCCCGACGACATCGCCGCGTCCATCCGCACGCACTACCGGGAGCTGGGGGAGCGGGCGGGCGTGGACCGGCTCTCGGTCGCCGTCCGCAGCAGCGCCACCGCCGAGGACCTGCCGGACGCCAGCTTTGCCGGCCAGCAGGAGACGTTCCTGAACATCGCCGGCGAGCGGGAACTCCTGGACGCCTGCCGCCGCTGCTACGCCTCCCTGTTCACAGACCGGGCCATCAGCTACCGCGAGGTCAAAGGATTCGACCACATGGACGTCGCCCTCTCGATCGGTGTCCAGCGGATGGTGCGCTCCGACGTCGGCGCCTCCGGGGTGATGTTCTCCATCGACACCGATTCGGGCTTCCCCCGGGCCGCCGTGATCAGTGCGGCCTGGGGCCTCGGCGAAACCGTGGTCCAGGGCACCATCAACCCGGACAAATACCTGGTCTTCAAGCCGCTCCTCACCGAATCCGCGGCCGCGCAGGGCATCGCCCCGATCATCGAGAAAGCCCTCGGCTCCAAGGCCCGCAAGATGGTCTACAGCCGCGGCGGGAGCGCCCGCACCCGGATGGTGGACACCTCGGAGGCCGAACGCCGGGCGTTCGTGCTGGACGACGCCGAGATCCTGGCCCTCGCCCGCTGGGCCGTCAGCGTCGAAAACCACTACGGCCGGCCCATGGACATGGAATGGGCCCGCGACGGCGAAACCGGGGAGCTCTTCATGGTCCAGGCCCGGCCCGAGACCGTCCAGTCACGCCGGACCGGCCCGCACTTCACCATCCACCACCTCCTGGAACAGGGGACGGTGCTGGCCGCCGGCGCGGCGGTCGGGGACTCGATCGCGCACGGCACGGTGTGCGTCATCCGGACCACGGCGGACATCGCGGCGTTCCGCGACGGCGCCATCCTGGTGACCGAAATGACCGACCCCGACTGGGTGCCCATCATGAAACGGGCCGCCGGGATCGTCACCGACCACGGCGGCCCGACCAGCCACGCGGCGATCGTCAGCCGCGAACTGGGCGTGCCCGCCGTCGTCGGAACCGGCAACGCCACGGCCGTCCTGGCCGAGGGCCGAGCCGTGACGATCTCCTGCGCCGAGGGCGACGCGGGCCGCGTCTACGACGGCACCCTGGCCTTCGAAACCGAGGACGTGGACCTCGGCGGGCTGCCCGAAACACGCACCGCCGTCATGGTCAACATCGCCAGCCCGGCCGCTGCCTTCCAGTGGTGGCGGCTGCCGGCCGACGGCGTCGGGCTCGCCCGGATGGAATTCATCATCAGCAGCCTGATCCGCGTCCACCCCATGGCCCTGGTCCACCCGGAACGGGTCACCGACCCGGCCGAGGCGCGGCAGATCCGGGAGCTGGCGCAGGGGTACGCGGACCCCACAGGCTACTTCGTGGACGCGCTGTCGCTGGGCATCGCCAAGATCGCCGCGCCGTACTATCCCCGCCCGGTCATTGTCCGGCTCAGCGACTTCAAGACCAACGAGTACGCCCACCTGCTCGGCGGGCCCGCGTTTGAGGAGCCGGAGGAGAACCCCATGCTGGGCTTCCGCGGCGCCTCGCGCTACTACGACGACCGCTACCGCGAGGGATTCGCGCTCGAATGCGCCGCGCTCCGGCGCGTCCGCGAAAAGCTCGGGTTCACGAACGTCATTGTGATGGTGCCGTTTTGCCGCACGCCCCGGGAAGCGGACAAGGTCCTTGCCGTCATGGCTGAGCACGGCCTGGTCCGCGGCAGGAACGGGCTGCAGGTCTACATGATGTGTGAAATCCCGTCCAACGTGGTCCTGGCCGAGAAGTTCGCCACGCGCTTCGACGGTTTCTCGATCGGCTCCAACGACCTCACCCAGCTGGTCCTGGGCGTGGACCGTGACTCCGGTACGCTCGCGGCGCTCTTCGACGAGCGGGACGAGGCAGTGATGGCCATGATCAGCGAGGCCATCCGGAAGGCGCACGCCGGCGGCATCAAGATCGGCATTTGCGGGCAGGGCCCCAGCAACCATCCGGAGTTCGCGGCGTTCCTGGTCCGGGAAGGGATCGACTCGATCTCCCTGAACCCGGACAGCTACCTCAAGACCGTGCCGCGGATCGCGGAAGCGGAACAGTCAGTGGCCGCCACGGAAGCGTCAGCCGGATCAGGTGCGGCGAAGCCGGCGTCAGCCCGGTAG
- a CDS encoding heavy metal translocating P-type ATPase, whose product MKFVLRYPLVAGTLVALLAVLALLAAGQEGIAQVAASVYALAVAAYLAVGMVRRLAGGQWGIDILAVTAIISTVLVGEYIASMIIVLMLAGGTALEDYAAGRAKGELTALLERVPQIAHRERNGTPGPGADTAGTDTAAANGGAQTDGQHEDIAATDVEIGDILLVRPGEVVPLDGVLLSESGSFDESSLTGESLPVERTAGDGLMSGSLNGEAAIRMRVTARMEDSQYSRIVALVKEAADSKAPMVRLADRYAVPFTALAYILGAVGWIISGNPARFAEVLVVATPCPLLIAAPVAFLGGMSRAARSGIIVKYAGVLEQLGRIKTVAFDKTGTLTYGRPALVGIRAAGQLSEDQVLQLAASAEQYSSHVLAASVMDAARSRALPFAAATEATEFATHGVRARFDGQDVVVGKPAFVAEWASGVAETDLTSGELAIYVGAGGEFVGSLVMSDPIRQETRRTLGELKELGVGQTIMLTGDALATARHIADEAGLTDVRAECLPPDKVEAVRSLPDRPVMMVGDGVNDAPVLAVADVGIAMGARGSTAAGESADVVIILDDLSKVASAVRIGQRTVQVALQSIWIGITLSVVLMIAAAAGYVPAIAGALTQELVDLATILNALRALGPGRHGAGRAAPAREGARRAPLPG is encoded by the coding sequence GTGAAATTCGTGCTCCGGTATCCACTCGTGGCCGGGACCCTCGTTGCCCTCCTGGCGGTGCTGGCCCTCCTGGCCGCGGGCCAGGAAGGCATCGCCCAGGTCGCCGCGAGCGTCTATGCCCTGGCCGTGGCAGCCTACCTCGCTGTCGGGATGGTGCGCCGGCTGGCCGGTGGGCAATGGGGCATCGACATCCTCGCCGTCACCGCGATCATCAGTACCGTGCTCGTGGGTGAGTACATCGCCTCCATGATCATCGTGCTGATGCTCGCCGGCGGCACGGCCCTCGAGGACTACGCTGCCGGCCGGGCCAAGGGCGAGCTGACGGCCCTGCTGGAACGCGTCCCGCAGATCGCCCACCGGGAGCGGAACGGCACCCCCGGCCCCGGAGCTGACACCGCCGGAACCGACACAGCCGCCGCCAACGGCGGCGCTCAAACCGACGGCCAGCACGAGGACATCGCGGCCACCGACGTCGAAATCGGAGACATCCTGCTGGTCCGCCCCGGCGAGGTGGTCCCGCTGGACGGCGTCCTGCTCTCCGAGTCGGGGTCGTTCGACGAATCCTCCCTCACCGGCGAAAGCCTGCCGGTGGAACGGACCGCCGGGGACGGCCTCATGAGCGGGTCGCTGAACGGTGAGGCCGCGATCCGGATGCGGGTCACGGCACGTATGGAGGACTCGCAGTACAGTCGGATCGTCGCCCTCGTGAAGGAAGCGGCGGACAGCAAGGCGCCCATGGTCCGGCTGGCCGACCGCTACGCCGTCCCGTTCACCGCCCTCGCTTACATTCTCGGCGCGGTGGGCTGGATCATCAGCGGCAACCCGGCACGCTTCGCCGAGGTCCTGGTGGTGGCCACGCCGTGCCCGCTGCTGATCGCTGCGCCGGTGGCGTTCCTGGGCGGCATGAGCCGGGCCGCGCGTTCGGGCATCATCGTCAAGTACGCCGGGGTGCTGGAGCAGCTGGGCCGGATCAAGACTGTGGCGTTCGACAAGACCGGAACCCTGACCTACGGCCGGCCTGCCCTGGTGGGCATCCGGGCCGCCGGGCAGCTCTCGGAGGACCAGGTGTTGCAGCTGGCCGCCTCCGCCGAACAGTATTCCTCCCATGTCCTGGCGGCCTCGGTCATGGATGCCGCCCGCTCCCGCGCCCTGCCGTTTGCGGCCGCCACCGAGGCCACCGAATTCGCCACCCATGGGGTGCGCGCCCGGTTCGACGGCCAGGACGTGGTGGTGGGCAAGCCCGCGTTCGTGGCGGAGTGGGCCTCCGGTGTGGCCGAGACGGACCTGACCAGCGGCGAGCTCGCCATCTATGTCGGCGCGGGCGGCGAATTCGTCGGCTCCCTCGTGATGAGCGACCCCATCCGCCAGGAGACCCGCCGCACCCTCGGCGAGCTCAAAGAGCTGGGCGTGGGCCAGACGATCATGCTGACCGGCGACGCCCTTGCCACCGCCCGGCACATCGCGGACGAGGCCGGGCTGACCGATGTCCGTGCCGAGTGCCTCCCGCCGGATAAGGTCGAGGCCGTCCGGTCGCTGCCGGACCGCCCGGTCATGATGGTCGGCGACGGCGTCAATGACGCCCCCGTCCTGGCGGTCGCCGACGTCGGCATCGCGATGGGGGCCCGCGGCTCGACGGCGGCCGGCGAGTCGGCCGACGTCGTGATCATCCTCGATGACCTCTCCAAGGTGGCATCGGCCGTGCGGATCGGGCAACGCACGGTGCAGGTGGCCCTGCAGAGCATCTGGATCGGCATCACGCTCAGCGTGGTCCTCATGATCGCCGCCGCCGCAGGCTACGTGCCGGCCATCGCCGGCGCCCTGACCCAGGAGCTCGTGGACCTCGCCACCATCCTCAACGCCCTGCGGGCCCTTGGCCCCGGGCGCCACGGCGCAGGCCGCGCGGCACCGGCCCGGGAAGGTGCCCGGCGGGCGCCGCTACCGGGCTGA
- a CDS encoding HAD family hydrolase, producing MTESPTVAAALAPVDAVIFELDGVVTDTAELRAAAWKQLLDDVLQDPRLPADALRAPVTDDELARCVEGRTGEDGVATFLASRGAAIARGLPADSPSEWTASGLARRQDAMFEAMLAGGPVPVFPGTVALLERLRAGRIPVVLATSSRNAAAVLAAAALGDVFDHVVDGQTALDRDVAGMPAPALALEAVRRLEITPARAMVIAAAASGVEAGRRGGFGLVVGLDRVGRRAELEAAGADVVVEDVSELDIGLVITHPWLLVYEGFDPAHEGHREALTTLGNGYLATRGAAPEHRAGEVHYPGTYLAGIYSTLASVVQGEETVDEHMVNIPDWLPLDVRVGGAAWWSGGGLTLRSERRTLDLKRALLSREALLEDDAGRQLQVLQRRIVSMAEPHLAAMETTLTALGWSGNISVRSGCDTAVTNSNVPEDAQLANRHLTAVAVSASEDGPGTAELTVQVRTRGSRIGIALALRTRISGGAEQTGPRGVHEPGGGMHGHRFELAVTDGVPVTVTKTAAVATSRDHAIASPVSAALAVLARTPRDFGTLLAEHEAAWSLLLAPFIIDSDAPSQAQLILNLHVFHLLQTLTTHTAELDAGVPARGLHGEGYRGHIFWDELFVLPVLNSRLPAVARELIDYRWRRLGTARDAARKAGLSGALFPWQSGSDGTEQTPKFLFNRLSGHWVPDYSHLQRHVGLAVAYNAWQYFEATQDRGWLTRHGAEIVVDVARLFASLAEHDAAEDRFHIRGVMGPDEYHTGPPGNPGGGLDDNAYTNIMAAWVFDQAVWIMHSVRGFDMDELRSRLGITAGEVAAWAHLSRRMFVPFHDGGIISQFDGYGALRELDWKHYRRAYRNIERLDLILEAEGDSTNHYRLAKQADVLMLLYVLGEDQLLGFLRRMGYAVDRAQIAATVDYYLARTAHGSTLSRVAHASVLAQRDPEQAWATFREALDTDLDDTQGGTTSSGIHLGAMAGSIDVVQRSFAGLRITRDALDFTPRLPAELSRVEFQVRYRDQLLAVHLGTDRLRVSAAPGDAAPVLVRVGAEKVLLRAGKEYEFLFGPRPAADGRPADGRQVAATSLACPDPCAAPPRP from the coding sequence ATGACGGAGTCGCCCACAGTTGCCGCCGCGCTGGCGCCCGTCGACGCCGTGATCTTCGAACTCGACGGCGTCGTGACCGACACCGCCGAGCTGCGCGCAGCAGCCTGGAAGCAGCTCCTCGACGACGTCTTGCAGGACCCCCGGCTTCCCGCCGACGCCCTGCGCGCACCCGTCACGGACGACGAACTCGCCCGGTGCGTCGAGGGCCGGACCGGGGAGGACGGCGTGGCCACGTTCCTGGCCTCCCGCGGCGCCGCCATTGCCCGCGGCCTGCCCGCGGACAGTCCGTCGGAGTGGACGGCGTCCGGGCTCGCGCGCCGCCAGGACGCCATGTTCGAAGCCATGCTCGCCGGCGGCCCGGTCCCGGTCTTCCCCGGCACCGTCGCGCTCCTTGAACGGCTCCGGGCGGGCCGGATCCCGGTGGTCCTGGCCACCTCCAGCCGCAACGCCGCCGCCGTCCTGGCTGCGGCCGCACTCGGGGATGTCTTTGACCACGTCGTCGACGGGCAGACGGCCCTGGACCGTGACGTCGCCGGAATGCCGGCACCTGCCCTGGCCCTCGAGGCCGTCCGCCGGCTGGAGATCACCCCGGCCCGCGCCATGGTGATTGCCGCCGCGGCGTCCGGCGTCGAAGCCGGGCGGCGGGGCGGGTTCGGTCTCGTGGTGGGCCTCGACCGGGTCGGACGGCGGGCCGAGCTGGAAGCCGCGGGCGCCGACGTCGTGGTTGAAGACGTCAGCGAACTGGACATCGGGCTGGTCATCACGCACCCCTGGCTGCTGGTCTACGAGGGATTCGACCCGGCCCACGAAGGACACCGGGAGGCACTGACCACGCTCGGGAACGGTTACCTCGCCACCCGCGGCGCCGCACCCGAACACCGGGCAGGGGAGGTCCACTATCCGGGCACCTACCTGGCGGGCATTTACAGCACCCTCGCCAGCGTCGTCCAGGGCGAGGAGACGGTGGACGAGCACATGGTCAACATCCCGGACTGGCTGCCGCTGGACGTCAGGGTGGGCGGCGCCGCGTGGTGGTCCGGCGGCGGCCTGACGCTCCGGAGCGAGCGCCGCACCCTGGATCTCAAACGCGCCCTGTTGAGCCGGGAAGCGCTGCTGGAGGACGACGCCGGGCGGCAACTGCAGGTGCTCCAGCGCAGAATCGTCTCCATGGCCGAACCCCACCTGGCGGCGATGGAGACCACCCTGACCGCGCTCGGGTGGAGCGGGAACATCAGCGTCCGCAGCGGCTGCGACACGGCCGTCACCAACTCCAACGTGCCCGAGGACGCCCAGCTGGCCAACCGGCACCTGACAGCGGTGGCGGTGTCCGCCTCAGAGGACGGCCCGGGCACTGCGGAACTGACGGTCCAGGTACGGACGCGCGGAAGCAGGATCGGGATCGCCCTGGCGCTGCGGACCCGGATTTCCGGCGGGGCGGAGCAAACCGGACCCCGCGGGGTCCACGAACCTGGCGGCGGGATGCACGGCCACCGCTTCGAGCTGGCCGTTACGGACGGCGTCCCCGTCACGGTGACCAAGACGGCAGCCGTCGCCACCTCCCGGGACCACGCCATCGCCTCGCCTGTCTCTGCGGCGCTCGCCGTGCTGGCGCGGACACCCCGGGACTTCGGCACCTTGCTGGCCGAACATGAGGCGGCGTGGAGCCTCCTGCTCGCGCCGTTCATCATCGACTCCGACGCCCCGTCCCAAGCCCAGCTGATCCTCAACCTGCACGTCTTCCACCTGCTGCAGACCCTCACCACCCACACGGCCGAGCTCGACGCCGGCGTCCCTGCCCGCGGGCTCCACGGCGAAGGCTACCGGGGGCACATCTTCTGGGATGAGCTGTTCGTCCTGCCCGTCCTGAACTCCCGGCTGCCCGCCGTCGCCCGCGAACTCATTGACTACCGCTGGCGGCGGCTGGGGACAGCGCGCGACGCCGCCCGCAAGGCCGGGCTGAGCGGCGCCCTCTTTCCCTGGCAGAGCGGCAGCGACGGCACCGAACAGACACCCAAATTCCTGTTCAACAGGCTCTCCGGGCACTGGGTGCCGGACTACTCCCACCTGCAGCGGCATGTGGGCCTCGCCGTGGCCTACAACGCCTGGCAGTACTTCGAAGCGACCCAGGACAGGGGATGGCTGACCCGGCACGGGGCCGAGATCGTGGTGGATGTCGCCCGGCTGTTCGCCTCCCTCGCGGAGCACGACGCCGCCGAGGACCGGTTCCACATCCGGGGCGTCATGGGCCCCGACGAGTACCACACCGGCCCCCCTGGCAACCCCGGCGGAGGACTGGACGACAACGCCTACACCAACATCATGGCAGCCTGGGTATTCGACCAGGCGGTCTGGATCATGCATTCCGTCCGGGGCTTCGACATGGACGAGCTGCGCTCGCGGCTGGGCATCACGGCCGGGGAGGTCGCCGCCTGGGCCCACCTGAGCCGGCGCATGTTCGTGCCTTTCCACGACGGCGGCATCATCAGCCAGTTCGACGGCTATGGCGCGCTCCGGGAACTGGACTGGAAGCATTACCGCCGCGCGTACCGCAACATCGAACGGCTGGACCTGATCCTGGAAGCGGAGGGGGACAGCACCAACCATTACCGGCTCGCGAAACAGGCGGATGTCCTCATGCTCCTGTACGTCCTGGGCGAGGACCAGCTCCTGGGGTTCCTGCGCCGGATGGGGTACGCCGTCGACCGGGCGCAGATCGCGGCCACCGTGGACTACTACCTGGCCCGGACCGCGCACGGCTCCACCCTCAGCAGGGTGGCCCACGCCTCGGTGCTGGCACAGCGGGACCCGGAGCAGGCGTGGGCCACGTTCCGGGAAGCCCTGGACACGGACCTGGACGACACCCAGGGCGGCACCACGAGTTCGGGCATCCACCTGGGCGCCATGGCCGGGTCGATCGACGTCGTCCAGCGCAGCTTCGCCGGGCTGCGGATCACCCGGGACGCCCTGGACTTCACCCCGCGGCTGCCGGCGGAGCTGTCCCGGGTGGAGTTCCAGGTCCGCTACCGGGACCAGCTGCTGGCCGTGCACCTCGGCACGGACAGGCTGCGCGTGTCCGCCGCTCCGGGGGACGCCGCCCCCGTACTGGTGCGGGTCGGAGCGGAAAAGGTGCTGCTGCGGGCCGGCAAAGAGTATGAGTTCCTCTTCGGTCCCCGCCCGGCCGCTGACGGGCGACCGGCTGACGGGCGGCAGGTTGCGGCTACGTCGCTGGCGTGCCCCGATCCATGTGCAGCACCGCCGCGCCCGTGA
- a CDS encoding YihY/virulence factor BrkB family protein, with protein sequence MSQNPAQTENDMKNDAETPESSTAKARMAPAPDDSRKPDSPADVTKPSWKYIAKKTLREFTKDQCPDLAAALTYYSVLSIFPALLALVSLLGIFGQAQKTTSALLEIVQGFAPAETVDAVRQPIEQLSHSSAAGLTLVIGILTALWSASGYVGAFGRAMNRIYETDEGRPFIKLRGTMLAVTLATMLIVLVLAAMLVLSGPVAESVGNAIGLGGAVLTAWNILKWPVILLLVVLAIAILYYATPNVKQPKFRWMSLGSAIALVIFLLASAAFAFYVANFASYNKTYGAIGGVIISLLWLWILNMSLLFGAEFDAETERGRQLQAGIEAEETIQLPPRDTKQSDKQQAREEEDIRRGRELREQQAAPRDQSP encoded by the coding sequence ATGTCCCAAAACCCGGCCCAGACAGAAAACGACATGAAGAACGACGCCGAGACACCGGAGAGCAGCACCGCCAAAGCCCGGATGGCGCCCGCTCCGGACGATTCCCGGAAGCCGGACAGCCCTGCCGACGTCACGAAACCGTCCTGGAAATACATTGCAAAGAAGACCCTGAGGGAGTTCACCAAGGACCAGTGCCCCGACCTCGCCGCGGCCCTGACCTATTACTCGGTCCTCTCAATTTTCCCGGCGCTGTTGGCTCTCGTATCCCTGCTGGGCATTTTTGGCCAAGCCCAGAAGACCACCTCCGCGCTTCTGGAGATCGTCCAAGGCTTCGCGCCGGCTGAAACAGTGGACGCCGTCCGCCAGCCGATCGAGCAGCTCAGCCACTCCTCGGCAGCCGGCCTCACGCTGGTGATCGGCATCCTCACCGCCCTCTGGTCCGCTTCAGGGTATGTCGGTGCGTTTGGCCGGGCCATGAACAGGATCTACGAAACCGACGAGGGCCGGCCGTTTATCAAGCTGCGGGGCACGATGCTCGCAGTCACCCTGGCTACCATGCTGATCGTCCTCGTGCTGGCTGCCATGCTCGTCCTGAGCGGGCCAGTCGCCGAGTCGGTCGGCAATGCGATCGGCCTGGGCGGGGCCGTCCTGACGGCGTGGAATATTCTCAAGTGGCCCGTGATCCTGCTCCTCGTCGTGCTCGCGATCGCCATCCTCTACTACGCCACCCCCAACGTGAAGCAGCCCAAGTTCCGCTGGATGAGCCTGGGTTCCGCAATCGCCCTGGTCATCTTCCTGCTGGCTTCCGCGGCCTTTGCGTTCTATGTGGCCAACTTCGCCAGCTACAACAAGACGTACGGCGCCATTGGCGGTGTCATCATCTCGCTGCTGTGGCTGTGGATCCTGAACATGTCGCTGCTGTTCGGTGCGGAGTTCGACGCCGAGACAGAGCGCGGACGCCAGCTGCAGGCCGGAATTGAGGCCGAAGAGACCATCCAGCTGCCGCCCCGCGACACCAAACAGAGCGACAAGCAACAGGCCCGGGAGGAAGAGGACATCCGGCGCGGACGCGAACTGCGGGAGCAGCAGGCCGCCCCGCGGGACCAAAGCCCCTAG
- a CDS encoding zinc-dependent alcohol dehydrogenase family protein, translating to MRAWRVGVPGPMSGGPLVAADCPDPVPARGEILLKVRVCGVCRTDLHLAEGDLEPRHPGTIPGHEVVGEVIGLGPGAARFGLGERVGVAWLGGTCGSCRFCLRGQENLCLSPTFTGWDRDGGYAELITVAENFAYRLPEVFSDEQVAPLLCAGIIGYRALSRAELPIGGRLGIYGFGGSAHLAAQIALYRGARVYVMTRSAEARGLAMELGATFAGGAEDQPPDPLDAAILFAPAGTLVPVALRALDRGGTLAVAGIHLSDIPPLRYSDDLFQERQLRSVTANTRADGEEFFRIAAEIPLRPTTVAYPFEAADQALRDLAGDRITGAAVLHMDRGTPAT from the coding sequence GTGCGTGCCTGGCGGGTAGGCGTTCCCGGACCCATGTCCGGCGGGCCCCTCGTGGCCGCCGACTGCCCGGATCCCGTGCCCGCGCGCGGAGAGATCCTGCTTAAGGTCAGGGTCTGCGGCGTGTGCCGCACGGACCTGCACCTGGCCGAGGGCGACCTTGAACCGCGGCACCCCGGGACCATCCCGGGTCACGAAGTGGTCGGCGAGGTGATCGGGCTCGGCCCGGGGGCCGCCAGGTTCGGCCTCGGCGAGCGGGTGGGGGTGGCCTGGCTGGGCGGCACCTGCGGGAGCTGCCGCTTCTGCCTGCGCGGACAGGAGAACCTGTGTCTGTCCCCCACATTCACCGGCTGGGACCGCGACGGCGGATACGCCGAGCTCATCACCGTGGCCGAGAACTTCGCCTACCGGCTCCCGGAGGTCTTCAGCGACGAACAGGTGGCGCCGCTTTTGTGCGCAGGAATCATCGGCTACCGGGCGCTGAGCCGGGCCGAGCTGCCGATCGGCGGCCGGCTGGGCATCTACGGCTTCGGCGGCTCCGCGCATCTGGCGGCCCAGATCGCCCTTTACCGCGGTGCCCGGGTGTACGTCATGACCCGGTCCGCGGAGGCCCGCGGGCTGGCCATGGAGCTGGGCGCGACGTTCGCCGGCGGCGCCGAGGACCAGCCGCCGGACCCGCTGGACGCCGCGATCCTGTTTGCGCCCGCCGGCACCCTGGTGCCGGTGGCGCTCCGGGCCCTGGACCGCGGTGGGACGCTCGCCGTCGCGGGCATCCACCTCAGCGACATCCCGCCCCTGCGCTACAGCGACGACCTCTTCCAGGAGCGCCAACTGCGCAGTGTCACGGCCAATACCAGGGCCGACGGCGAGGAATTCTTCCGCATCGCCGCCGAGATCCCGTTGCGCCCCACCACGGTGGCGTACCCGTTCGAGGCGGCGGACCAGGCCCTGCGGGACCTGGCCGGGGACCGGATCACGGGCGCGGCGGTGCTGCACATGGATCGGGGCACGCCAGCGACGTAG
- a CDS encoding universal stress protein — protein sequence MPAPAGHQRGIVAVGYGGSEAAQLAVRWAAGYAAATGLNLRVVHAWVWPVFTKNLGPVKGVAGSGLRHSAEAILAEGIELARSAVLETAGTGPASTTKPVPGVEPGLEPEPAEHPEPTVPVIPEVDGVIEAGLAAPVLREAALDAQLLVVGSRGLGAVLGPVAGSVCLDLAGSAHCPVMIIRRPRIPGGPVVAGVDASPRSPAVLAGAVRLAGVLGGPLRLVHVDPHGGARDDHGRHGALHGQELLDRAVDEARGLASGLEVSGVLCEGHAAARELLAAAADADVLVLGTHNPAAGPGNTVSAVLHKARCNVLVSR from the coding sequence ATGCCGGCACCCGCAGGCCATCAACGCGGCATCGTGGCGGTGGGCTACGGCGGGTCTGAAGCCGCGCAGCTCGCCGTTCGCTGGGCCGCCGGTTATGCGGCTGCAACCGGACTCAACCTGCGCGTAGTGCACGCCTGGGTGTGGCCGGTCTTCACCAAGAATCTCGGCCCGGTTAAGGGAGTGGCCGGCAGCGGGCTCCGGCATTCTGCCGAAGCCATCCTTGCCGAAGGTATCGAACTGGCGCGCAGCGCCGTCCTGGAAACAGCCGGCACCGGACCCGCATCCACCACCAAACCCGTGCCCGGCGTCGAGCCCGGTCTCGAACCGGAACCCGCCGAACACCCCGAACCCACCGTCCCCGTCATCCCGGAGGTCGACGGCGTCATCGAGGCCGGGCTGGCCGCGCCGGTACTGCGCGAGGCCGCCCTGGACGCGCAACTGCTGGTGGTCGGCAGCCGGGGGCTCGGCGCCGTCCTGGGCCCGGTGGCGGGTTCGGTGTGCCTTGACCTCGCCGGCTCCGCGCACTGCCCCGTGATGATCATCCGCCGGCCGCGCATCCCCGGCGGCCCCGTCGTGGCGGGAGTGGATGCCTCGCCCCGCAGCCCCGCAGTCCTGGCCGGGGCCGTCCGGCTGGCCGGCGTCCTCGGCGGCCCGCTGCGGCTCGTCCACGTGGACCCGCATGGCGGGGCGCGGGACGACCACGGCCGCCACGGGGCGCTCCACGGTCAGGAACTTCTGGACCGTGCCGTTGACGAGGCCCGCGGGCTGGCTTCAGGGCTGGAGGTTTCCGGTGTGCTGTGCGAGGGCCATGCGGCCGCCCGGGAGCTTCTCGCCGCCGCAGCGGACGCCGATGTGCTGGTGCTTGGGACCCACAACCCGGCGGCCGGGCCCGGCAACACGGTCTCCGCCGTGCTCCATAAGGCCCGCTGCAACGTGCTGGTCAGCCGTTAG